The genomic stretch CTTTGGCGTCCTGCTCTTCCGAGCCCTGCCCCGGACCGGCGACACCACGACGACGGCCGGCACACCGCCGCCCCGCCCCGAGGAGCTGCTCGCCGAACGCTTCGCCCGCGGCGAGATCGACGAGGACGAATTCCATCGCCGCCTGACCGTCCTGCGCGGCCGTTCCGGCGACGGCCCTCGGCTCAGCGAGGGCTGACCACAAACCCGGCGGACTCACTGTCGAGGAGGCCCGCGATGAACACCAACCCACGCAGCTACGGCCTGTACGCCATCGCGGCTGCCATCGCCGTGGTCGGCAGTCACGGCACCGCTCGGAGGTGAACGACGTTCGGCCATATACCCATGTGGGGTATAGTGACGACCCTCGCTCGCGACGTTACGGACGCTCATGATGACGGCACGGGAGTTCACCCGGCCGCGCACCGGCGGTACCGCCCGCTGGACGCGCGGCATGCTCGTCACGCTCTGCGCCGTGTTCGCCGTACTGCTGCACCATGAGCTGCCCGGTGCCACGGCCCAG from Streptomyces davaonensis JCM 4913 encodes the following:
- a CDS encoding SHOCT domain-containing protein, yielding MFWYDHDPSGWGWFAMSAGMVLFWALIITFGVLLFRALPRTGDTTTTAGTPPPRPEELLAERFARGEIDEDEFHRRLTVLRGRSGDGPRLSEG